From the Lepidochelys kempii isolate rLepKem1 chromosome 2, rLepKem1.hap2, whole genome shotgun sequence genome, one window contains:
- the ERICH5 gene encoding glutamate-rich protein 5 produces the protein MGCSSSTQTQTEDSNRPAAKPSDTNGLQKCATSDENFPTTEENETIPDQTKLDPMEEVDLTSEEINPSENLPAEEPEVLIPAPAECVNSNYKRVDLDGTRPLAAEPLEDTGPVAEGTGIPPPAGPAEGTGIPPPAGQAEGSVSPVTEIIRKVQSNEEDQLIEGETGEKVETEKHSELVSEGTETKEEKETGEAVDATAATEIEATNNEE, from the exons ATGGGCTGTTCTAGCAGCACCCAGACCCAGACCGAGGACAGCAACCGGCCGGCTGCAAAACCCAGCGACACCAACGGGCTGCAGAAATGTG CTACTTCAGATGAAAACTTTCCAACCACAGAGGAAAATGAAACTATACCTGACCAGACAAAGTTAGACCCAATGGAGGAGGTGGATCTCACATCTGAGGAGATAAACCCTAGTGAGAATCTTCCAGCAGAGGAGCCAGAAGTTTTGATTCCAGCACCAGCAGAATGTGTTAATTCTAACTATAAAAGAGTGGATCTGGACGGCACTCGACCACTGGCTGCAGAACCACTGGAGGACACTGGACCAGTGGCAGAGGGCACTGGGATACCGCCGCCTGCGGGACCGGCAGAGGGCACTGGGATACCGCCGCCTGCGGGACAGGCAGAGGGAAGTGTCAGCCCTGTAACAGAAATCATCAGGAAAGTACAAAGTAACGAAGAGGACCAACTCATTGAGG GTGAGACGGGAGAAAAAGTGGAAACTGAGAAGCACAGTGAGCTAGTAAGTGAGGGGActgaaacaaaagaagaaaaagaaacaggagAAGCTGTGGATGCTACAGCAGCAACAGAGATAG AGGCAACGAATAACGAGGAATGA